The Desulfuromonas versatilis genome has a segment encoding these proteins:
- a CDS encoding ArsR/SmtB family transcription factor produces MLATLKALADPTRMRLIALLSQGELTVQDLTVVLGMGQSRISRHLKILVGAGILSVKRQGTWGYYRVNGAEGLFGEIWPSLQRRQAGLPEHRRDMAELARLLEEQRNRSQRFFDQHARDWDELAGKILPVADYRNQLVAMVEPGRVVLEVGVGSGALLAALASRAGRLIGVDHSPAMLREARERLAGAGLASIDLRLGEMDHLPLSDGEVDVVLLNMVFHHALQPQTVLCELNRVLAPGGRLLVADLQRHELEWVRERLADQWLGFEQKELQGWLSATGFTVQDYQALVGQPGEQGAFILSAARAAAAVD; encoded by the coding sequence ATGCTCGCAACCCTGAAAGCTCTCGCCGACCCCACCCGCATGCGGTTGATCGCCCTGCTCTCGCAGGGGGAACTGACCGTCCAGGACCTGACCGTGGTCCTGGGCATGGGCCAGTCGCGGATATCGCGCCATCTCAAGATCCTGGTCGGGGCCGGCATCCTCTCGGTCAAACGCCAGGGGACCTGGGGGTATTACCGGGTGAACGGCGCCGAGGGGCTGTTCGGTGAAATCTGGCCGAGCCTGCAGCGGCGCCAGGCGGGCCTGCCTGAGCACCGGCGGGACATGGCCGAGCTCGCCCGGCTGCTCGAGGAGCAGCGCAACCGCAGCCAGCGTTTCTTTGATCAGCATGCCCGGGACTGGGACGAGCTGGCCGGGAAGATCTTGCCGGTGGCCGATTATCGCAATCAGTTGGTTGCCATGGTCGAACCGGGCCGGGTCGTTCTCGAGGTGGGGGTAGGCAGCGGCGCCCTGCTGGCGGCCCTGGCATCCAGGGCGGGGCGGCTGATCGGCGTCGACCATTCGCCGGCCATGCTGCGCGAGGCCCGAGAGCGGCTGGCCGGCGCGGGGCTCGCTTCCATCGACCTGCGGCTTGGCGAAATGGATCATCTCCCCCTGTCGGATGGGGAGGTTGACGTGGTGCTGCTGAACATGGTGTTTCACCATGCTCTTCAGCCCCAGACGGTGCTGTGCGAACTCAACAGGGTGCTTGCCCCTGGCGGCCGGCTGCTGGTTGCCGACCTGCAGCGCCACGAGCTCGAATGGGTCCGCGAGCGGCTGGCCGATCAGTGGCTCGGTTTCGAGCAAAAAGAGCTGCAAGGGTGGCTGAGCGCCACGGGGTTCACGGTGCAGGACTATCAGGCGCTCGTCGGGCAGCCCGGCGAGCAGGGGGCATTCATCCTTAGCGCGGCGAGGGCCGCCGCGGCCGTTGATTGA